GGCCGAGCGCCGCTGCGACGTCCGCGCGACCCGCCTCCGCCCCGCGGGACAGATCGGCGAGCAGCCGCACCCGCCACGACCGCGTGCGCGTCGCCGCCGCGGCGACGCGGTCGGCCCCGACCGTGCGCCCCTCCATCATGAACACCGCGTCGTCGACGACCTCTTCGAGCTCGGACAGCACGTGGCTGGAGATGAGGATCGTGCGGCCTTCGGTGGCGAGGCGTCGCAGCAGAACCCGCAACGCGATGCGCGCCTGCGGATCGAGGCCCGAGGCCGGTTCGTCGAGCAGCAGCACGCGCGGGTCGTGCACGAGGGCCCGCGCGAGGGCGAGGCGCTGCTTCTGTCCGCGCGACAGCACGCGCGCCGCGGACCGCGCCAGAGGGGTCAGGTCGACGAGCTCGAGCAGTTCGTCGGCGCGCGTGCGCGCGGCCTCCCGGGGAAGGTCGTACAGCTGAGCCGTCGCGACGAGGACCTCGCGCGCGGTGAGGCTCGGCCACGCGCCCAGGGAGTCCGGCATCCACCCCAGAAGTCGGCGCGCACCCGCGGGGTCGGCGATCGGATCGACACCGCCGATCCGCATCTGCCCGGCGTCGGGCTGCAGCAGTGACGCGAGCATGAGCATCAGCGTCGTCTTGCCCGAGCCGTTCGGGCCGACGAGCCCCGTGACCCGCCCCGGCGCGGCCGTGAACGTCACGTCCGTGACCGCCTGAACGGCCCCGAACGAGCGCCGCACCCCCGCTGCGTCGATCCCCACATCCATGGCCCCACCCTAGAGGGGCCCTCCGACATCGCCTCGGGATCGCGGTTCCCCACGCCGCGAGCGCCCGAGAGTCTGGCTGGAGAAAAGGAGATTCAGGATGCCGCGAGCGCGCGGCCGAGGGCATCGCCCGACGTCCACGCGGTGCGCACCGCGGAGCTCTCCCCCCACGCGTCCCCGCAGGCGGACAGGCCGGGCGAGCGGAAGAACGGCCGGCCCGTCGTCGCGGCCGGACGCGCGAACGTCCACCGGTGCGCGAGAGCGGAGGCGGGTTCCGCGTCGATCCGCAGGAGCCGACGCGTGGCGGCCACCACCGGAGCGATCGCCTCGTCGGGGGCATCGAGGTGCTGCCGCGCGCGGTCGGCCGTCGTGTGCACGACGAGCACCGGCGCCCCGTCGCCGCGCCGGTCGCCGTCGTCGGCGAGGAACGACACGTCGGCGTCGCCGTCCGCGAAGGCGCCGTGCAGGTCGGCCGGCCACCGCCGCTCGTCCCACCGCAGCACGACGGCGATCACCGGTTCCCAGGCTGCCCCTTCCCCGAAGGGGACATCGGCGAGGCGGGCCGCCTGCGGCTCCGGCATCGCCAGCACCACCTCGCCCGCGGGCTCGCCGTCCACGACGGACGGCTCGACCCGCGTCACGGTCCGCTCGGACACGACGTCGAGTCCGTCGGCGAGATCGAGGGCGAGCGAGCGCGACCCGAGCGGCGCGGCCCACCTCATCGGCCCGGGCTTCGTCGACGGGTTCCCGTCCGCATCGACGACGACGAAGGTGTCGGTCCAGGGTCGAGCGAGGTCCCGCTCCTCCCAGTCGGCGACCACATGCCCGAACCGTTCCGCCTCGCCGACGACGAAGTACGACGCTCCCAGGTCGACCGGACGCCCCTCGATCGTTCGGCTCGACAGACGCCCGCCCACCCGGCGCCCGCGATCCAGAACGCGCACCGTCTTCCCGGCATCCTGAATCGCCCGCGCGCACGCGAGCCCGGAGATTCCCCCGCCGACGACCGTCACGTCCACTGTCATCCCGTCATCCTCGCGCGGCGGGCACGACACCGGGCCGGGGTTGCGGTCCGTCGCTCAGCCCGCGAAGACCTCGACACCGAGGTCGGGATGATCGACGAAGACCCCGTCGAGCCGCGCTTCGCGGAGCACCGCCCACTCGGCGCGGAAATCACCGAACACGGCACGGCCCCCGTGTCGGCGATACCCCGGGAGGAGGAAGGTATTCTCCGGGCGGCATGTCCACGTGAAGACGCGCAGACCGCGTGCCTGCGCCTCCGCGACGAAGCGGGCGGGGCCACGCGCCCGCCCCAGACGCCCGGGGTTCAGAATGAGCCTCTTGTCGGGGCTGATGCCGTCGACCTCGCGGGCGAGGGCATCCAGACCGGCGGGCGTGAGCATCGACGCGTAGGTCGCGGCATCCGTCCCGTCGCGCTCCCGCAGGTCCCACGGCACGCCGTCCGACTCGATGAGTTGGACGAGGGGAGCCCGGATGCCGAGATCCCGCAGTCGTGCCAGCACCAGAGGCTCGAACGACTCGATGACCAGCGCGGGGTCGTCGAGCCAGTCGGCCGCGCGGAGCTCGTCCCGCACGAGCGCGGCCATATCGAAGCCCTGGGCGGCGAAGGTCGCCGCGTGCTTGATCTCCAGGACGACCCCGACGCCCCCGGCCCGGGCGAGGTCGAGGACATCGCGGAGACGCAGGACCTGCTCGGTGTCGTCGAACGCGGCGCTCCGCGGGCGGAGGGCCGGAATGCGTTCGCGGCAGCGGAGGGTGCGGAGCTCGTCCCCGGTGAAGTCCTCGACGAACCACCCGGTCAGCCGCTCGCCGTCCACGACCTTCGAGGTGCGGCGCGCGGCGAATTCGGGGCGCGTCGAGACATCCGTGGTCGCGCCGATCTCGTTCTCATGACGGACGACCAGGACGCCGTCCTTCGCGGGCACGACGTCGGGTTCGACGGCATCCACTCCCGAGGCGATCGCGAGTGCATAGGAACTCGCCGAGTGCTCGGGACGGTATCCGGGAGCCCCTCGGTGACCGATGATGAGCGGGCGGTTGAGTGGCACCCGCCCACGGTAGCGACGACGGGTGAACGACTCTCTCGCTCATAGCAGAATCTCAGTCATCACAAGGACTCTCGCACCCTGCTCGGCTAGTGTTGTCTGACAGCACGGTGCTGTGATGACCATCATTTGGAGTGTGAGTCCCCGTGGCCCTCAACAACCCGGCATTCAATACCCCGGCGTTCCAGGACCCTCGTGCCGGCGCCCAGACCCGTTACAGCCCTCCCGCGGCCCCCGCCGCCGGCGCTGCGGCCGCTGCTGAGGCGGCCAACCTCGAGGGCATGTACACCGCCCCCGCGGCGGGTGCCGTCGAAACCGATCGCATGACGATCGAAGACACCGTTTTCAAGACGCTCGCTCTGTTCGGCGTGCTCGTCGTCGGCGCCGTCGTCGGCTGGATCTGGTCGATGGCCGGCGTCAGCGTCGCGAACCCCAGCCCCAGCGCCGCCCCGATGATCGTCGGTGGCCTCGTCGGCTTCGTGCTCGCGATGGTCGCGATCTTCAAGAAGAAGCCCTCCGTCCCCGTCTTCCTCGCCTACGCGGCGTTCGAGGGGCTGTTCGTCGGCGGTATCTCGGCGTTCTTCGAGTTCATCTACCCCGGCATCGTCATCCAGGCAACGCTCGCGACCCTCTCGGTCGTCGGCGTGACCCTCGCCCTGTTCGCCAGCGGCAAGGTGCGCGCCTCGGCCCGCGCGACGAAGATCTTCCTGATCGCCATGGTCGGCTACATGGTCTTCGGCCTCCTCAACATCGTCCTGATGCTGTTCAACGCCCCGATCGCCGGTGGCGCGTTCGGCATGTACAGCACCATCAAGATCCTCGGCATCCCGCTCGGCGTGATCATCGGTGTCGTGGTGGTCATCATGGCCGCGTACTCGCTCGTGCTCGACTTCGATCAGATCCAGCGCGGCGTGCGCAACGGCGCGGCTCGTGTCTACGGCTGGGTCGGCGCCTTCGGCATCATGGTCACCGTCGTGTGGCTGTACGTCGAGATCCTGCGCCTGATCGCGATCCTGCGCGGCAACAACTAACCACCCTCGTTCGAAGGGCCGTCCCGCTTCGGGGCGGCCCTTCGTCGTTCCCCTGCGCGGCCCGCGGCGCCCGCTCCCCCGGTTGAGTGTCCAGAACACCCGGAGACTTCGAGAATTCGTCCGGGTGTTTTGGACGCTCAACCCCCAACGGGCGACCCGCGCGGCACCCCGCAACCGGGCCAGAACCCGGCCCTGGCCCCGGGACGCAAGGGGCAGTGCTCGCGCGCGACGCCGGGCTAGCCTCGCGCCATGAGCCCCGCGAAGACTCCCCCTGAGATCCTCGACATCGACGGCCACGAGGTGCGCGTCACCAGCCCCGACCGGGTCGTGTTCGCCGAGCCCGGCCTCACGAAGCTCGACCTCGTGCGGTACTACCTCGCCGTCGCCGAGGGAGCCCTGCGCGGCGCCGGCGGGCGCCCCATGGTGCTCAAGCGCTTCTCGAAAGGCCTCGACCAGGAGCCGTTCTTCCAGAAACGCGTCCCCGAGAACCATCCCGCCTTCATCGACACCGCAACCCTGCATTACGCCTCCGGCACCTCCGCCGAAGAGACGGTGATCCGGGATGCCGCGGGCCTGGCGTGGGTCGTCAACCTCGGCTGCCTCGACCTCAACCCGCACCCCGTCCGCGCGGAGGACCTCGACCACCCCGACGAGCTGCGCGTCGACCTCGACCCCATGCCCGGTGTCGACTGGGCGCAGATCGTCGACGTCGCCTTCATCGCGAGGGACGTGCTCGAGGACCACGGGCTCGTCGGGTGGCCGAAGACCTCCGGCTCCCGCGGCCTCCACATCCTCGTGCGCATCCGCCCCGAGTGGGACTACGCCGACGTGCGCCTCGCCGCCGAGACCCTCGCCCGCGAGGTGGAGAACCGCGCGCCCGGGCTCGCCACCGCCCGCTGGTGGAAAGAGGAGCAGGGCGAGAGCGTGTTCGTCGACTTCAACCAGAACGCCAAGGACCGCACGGTCGCCTCGGCGTACTCGATCCGCGCGCTCCCCGGTGCCCGCGTCTCGACGCCGCTCACGTGGGACGAGGTCCGCGACCGCCGCCCCGAGGAGTTCACCGTCCTGGCGGTCCCCGAACGCTTCCGCGCCATCGGCGACCCGCACGCCGGCATCGACGACGCCGCGGGCTCCCTCGACGCCCTCCTGGCTCTCGCGAAGGAGCTCGGCCCGGCGGAGAAGCCCCCGCGCGGATCCGACGGCTCGGGCCGCCGCGCCTCCACCATGCCGCTCATCGAGGTCGCGCGCACCAAGACGAAGCCGGAGGCGCTCGACGCCCTCGAGACCTGGAAGAAGCGGCATCCGGACGCGACAGCCGCGCTGCACCCCGCCGACGTCATGGTCGACGGCATGCGCGGGTCGAGCTCGCTCTGGTACCGCGTCCGCGTGAACCTGCAGCACGTCCCGGATGCCGAGCGCCCCGCGCAGGAGGAGTTGATCGCCGACTACGACCCCTGGGCGGGTCGCTCCGCGTCCTGATCCGAGGTCAAGGAGGCCACGATGTGACGCATTCCGTAGGCGAAGGCGTCGTCGAGGTCACCCCCGAGACGGAAGGCGCCCGTCAACTCCATCGTGATGAACCCCACCGCCCACGAGGTGAGCAGCCGCGCCGCGTCGAGCGCGCGCTCGGGGCCGACGACGGCCGAGGTCGCGCGGAGCACGGGCTCGCTCGTCGCCGCAAGACGCTCGGGGTCGATCGACGACGCGAACAGCAGGCGGAACGCTTCCGGCCGCTCCTGACCGAAGCGGCGGAAGACGGTGAGGAGTTCGCCGAGGTCGCCCCCGGCATCCGTCAGTCGACGAGTCAGCTCGTCCGCGGTGGCGATCCCGACGAGACCGAGAAGCGCCTCCCGGTCGCGTACGCGCTTGTACAGCGAGGGCGCCTTGACCCCGACGGCCGCCGCAACCGCCTGCATCGTGACGGCGGCCGGACCACCGCTCTCGAGCAGACGAGCCGCCTGCGCGACGATCTCCGCGAGCGACGTTCGTTCTGGTGTCGGCATCGGGCCTCCTCATGGCTACACAGATAAGCTATCATGGCTATTACTCGTAGCCATGCCGCGAAAGGCCACCCCATGCGACTCGCCCCCTCCCTCCACCGCCTCGGCAACGACATCGTCGCCTCCTACCTGATCGCCACCCCCGCCGGCATCACGCTCGTCGACGCCGGCCTCCCCGGCATGTATGCCGATCTCAGACGAGAACTGGATGCCATCGGCCGCCCGCTCGACGACATCCGCGGGGTGATCCTGACCCACGGCGACAGCGACCACGTGGGCTTCGCCGAGCGCCTCCGCCGGGACCACGGCATCCCGGTCTTCATCCACGCCGCTGACGCGGATCGCGCTCAGGGCGGCGACAAACCGAAGAACCCCGTCGGCCCGATGCGGATCGGGCCGCTGGTGAGCTTCGCCGCGTTCGGCATCCGCAAGGGCATGCGTCCGCAGTGGCTGACCGAGGTCGTGAGTATCGACGGCGACACGACGCTCGACCTCCCGGGCGCGCCCCGGGTGATCTCGATGCCCGGGCACTCACCGGGCAGCGTGGCCGTCTTCTCTCCCGAGGTCCGCGCCGTCTTCGTCGGAGACGCCCTGACGACCCGTCACGTGCTCACCGGCCGGACCGGCCCCGGGCCCGCCCCCTTCACCGACGACCCGGCCGAAGCCCTGAGGTCTCTGGCGCGCATCGCCGATCTGGATGCCGACTGGGTCCTCCCCGGCCACGGGCCGGCGTTCCGCGACTCTCCGGCCGCAGCCGTGCGCGCGGTCCGCGAGGCCGCGGGCGCCTGAGCTCAGCGGCGACGGGGACGCGACAGGGCTTCGGCGCACGCCGCCACCAACGTCCTCATCGCTCGCGCGGGACTCAGGGTCGCCGCCGCGTCCACGGCCTCCGTCGACAGGCGCTCCCGCATCTCGGCATCCGTCAGCACCCGGACGAGGGCGGCGACGAGCGCGTCCTCGTCACCGTCCGGGACCAGGATGCCGCCACCGGCGGCCAGCATGTCGCGCGGTCCGTAGCGGATGTCGTAGGCCACCACGGGGGTGCCGTGCGCGAGGGCTTCGGCGAGGGCGAGCCCCTGTCCCTCGAACGCCGAGGTCGTCAGGTACACCGCGGCGTGATCGAGCACGGCCCCGGGATCGTTCGTGAGACCCGGGAGGGAGACGGCATCCGTCAGTCCGAGCTCGGCGATCAGCGTCTCGAGGTCGCCCCTCTGGGCGCCGGCTCCCCAGAGTTCGAGTCGCGCCGCGGGGACCTCGGCGACGACCCGGGCGAAGGCGCGGATGGCCGCGGGGAGACGCTTGCCGGGGGCCAGGCGCCCGAGCACCACGACGCGGCCGGGGTCGCGGTCCGCCGCAGCGACGACCGCATCCGGCGCGCGAACGGCGTGCGGAGCGACGAGGTCGTTCGCGGCGGTCCCGAAGCGCTCCCGGACGTCATCGCGCTGCTGCACCGTGGGCCACAGCACCGCGTCGAAGCGCGGGGAGATGTCGAACCAGCGCCGCCAGAGGGGGTTGAGGGCGGAGTCTGCGCGATAGGGAGCTTCGAGGTGGATCGTGTGGACCGTGTGCAGGATGCGCACGCCATCATCGCCCCACCCGACGATCAGCTCGCCGAGCTGCCGCGACTCGCAGATGACGACGAGGGGCCGGGGGTTCTCCGCGCGCAGCTGCGCGCCGACGTGTGTGAGCCACGCGCGGTAGAGCGCCCCGAATCCGGCGATGACCCCGACGGGCTCGCCCGCGGCATCCCGGATCACGATCGGCGCGGCCGTCAGGTGCCAGTCCGGGTCGATGACGTTCGGCAGCGACACCGCGCCACCGGCGACGTCGCGGTACTCCAGCGCGGGATCGGCGTAGCCCGGCGCGGCCGCCGCCCGCAGCCACTCCGCGGCCCCGCCGTCGGCATCCACCGCGTCGTCGAAGAGATTGCGGAAGACCTCGGATGCCGCGACCGCCCCGCGCTCGACGAAGGTCGCGCGGTGCTGGGCGTGCGCGTCGGGGCTCCCCGGATCGACGGTCAGAAGAAGCGGTTGCGCCCCCGCCTCGGTCATCTGCCGCGCACGCGCGAGGGTCGAGATCGTGTAGCCCCCGTCGAGGTCGGGGATGAGCCTGCTCGACAGAATCAGGTACCAGGCGTCGGGGAAGTCGATCACGCCCCCATCCTCCCCCGGCTTCCCGGCACCCGCGTACCCGGGTTCGGGGCGTGTCCCTCCCTTCGGGGCGCGCCCATCCCCGCCCCGACCGCCGATCCGCGCCCCCAGGCGGGCGCCCCGACCAACGCGCGCAGCAAAAACGCCGCCGCCCCGAGGACGACGGCGTCTTGCCGTGTGAGTGGCCGAAGGCTCACTCCCACTCGATGGTCCCCGGGGGCTTCGACGTCACGTCGAGCACGACGCGGTTGACGTCCTTCACCTCGTTGGTGATGCGGTTGGAGATCTTCGACAGCACGTCGTACGGCAGGCGCGTCCAATCGGCCGTCATCGCGTCTTCGGAGGAGACGGGACGCAGCACGATCGGGTGGCCGTAGGTCCGGCCGTCGCCCTGCACGCCCACCGAGCGCACGTCGGCGAGCAGCACGACGGGGCACTGCCAGATCTCGTCGTCGAGGCCCGCCTTGGTCAGCTCGGCGCGGGCGATGGCGTCGGCCGCACGCAGGATCTCGAGACGGTCAGCGGTGACCTCACCCACGATGCGGATGCCAAGACCGGGCCCCGGAAAGGGCTGGCGGCCGACGATCGCCTCGGGCAGCCCCAGCTCGCGACCGATCGCGCGCACCTCGTCTTTGAAGAGGGTGCGCAGCGGCTCGACGAGCTCGAACTGCAGGTCTTCGGGCAGGCCGCCGACGTTGTGGTGGCTCTTGATGTTCGCAGTGCCGGTACCGCCACCCGACTCGACGACGTCGGGGTAGAGCGTGCCCTGCACGAGGAAGCGCACCTGCTCGCCCTCGGCCTTGGCCTCGGCGACGAGGTCGGCCTGCACCTTCTCGAACGCGCGGATGAACTCGCGACCGATGATCTTGCGCTTCTGCTCGGGGTCGCTGACCCCGGCGAGGGCGTTCAGGAACGTCTCGCGCGCGTCGACCGTGATGAGCTTCACGCCGGTCGAGGCGACGTAGTCGTTCTCGACCTGCTCGCGCTCGCCCTGACGGAGCAGACCGTGGTCGACGAAGACGGCGATCAGCTGGTCGCCGACGGCCTCGTGCACGAGGGCGGTCGACACCGCGGAGTCGACCCCGCCGGACAGCGCCGAGATGACGCGCGAGGTGCCGACCTGCTGGCGGATGCGCTCGACCTGCTCGGCGATGACGTTGCCGCTGTTCCAGTCGGCGGGAAGACCCGCGGCCTTGTGGAGGAAGTTCTCGAGCACGTGCTGGCCGTGGTCGGAGTGCTTGACCTCGGGATGCCACTGCACGCCGTACATGCGGCGCGCGTCGCTCGCGAATGCGGCGACCGGCGTGTGCGCGGTCCGCGCGAGCACCTCGAAGCCCTCCGGGGCACGCGACACCTGATCGCCGTGGCTCATCCAGACGTTCTGCTCGACCGGCTGCCCCTCGAGCAGGGTGCCCTCGGTCACGATCGTGGCATCCGTCGCGCCGTACTCACGGAGTCCCGTGTTCGCGACCTCGCCACCGAGAGCCTTGGCCATCACCTGGAAGCCGTAGCAGATGCCGAGCGTCGGCACGTCGAGGTCGAAGACGCCGGCGTCGAGGCTGGGGGCACCCTCCTCGTACACCGACGACGGCCCACCCGAAAGGATGATGCCCACGGGGTTCTTGGCCGCGATCTCGTCCGCCGAGGCGGTGTGCGGCACGATCTCGCTGTACACGCCCGCTTCGCGGACGCGGCGGGCGATCAGCTGCGCGTACTGGGCGCCGAAATCGACGACGAGGACGGGGCGCTGGGACGTTTCGGTCTGTTCGGTCACCGGTTGCCTTCCGGGGCGGGAACGGGAGCGGATGCCTGGGCGGCTTCGCGCTCGGCGAGATAGGCGCGCACGCCGCGGGCGGTGCGCACCTCGAGGATGAAGGAGAGGAACGGGACGACGCCGCCGAGAGCGAGGAACACGAAGCGGCGGAACGGCCAGCGCATCAGGCTCCAGACGCGGAAGCACGAGATGAGGTACACGACGTAGAACCAGCCGTGGACGACCAGGATCGCCAGCGAGACGTTGACGCCGTCACCGGTCGAGATCATCTCGCAGCCGTCGCCACCGGGGATGAAGAGCGAGAACCACTGGCATCCGGGGCCGGCGATGGCATCCGCGAACCACAGGAACCCGCCGGATCCGCCCAGGAACAGCTCCACGTGGATGGGCGTGTACTTCAGGATCATCTCGGCGACCAGCAGCAGGAGGCCGATACCGGTGATGATCGAGCAGATCTGGTAGAACTTCAGGGCTCCGCGGATCGCCGGGAAGGAGGCGAGTTTCGGGGGACGCGGCATGCGCCAAGTCTAGTCGCGAGGAACCGGCGGCCCCGCCGCCTGCGCCTCTTCCTGGGCGTCTTCGAGGTCTTCGACCTCCTTCTCCCACGCGTCGCGTGCGAGTCGGTACCAGAGGTACAGCGCGAAGCCCGCGAAGATCGCCCATTCGGCCGCGTAGAAGATGTTGAGCCAGTTCACGCGAGAGCGTTCGTCCGGGGCCGGGGACGCGATCGGATCCAGCGGCCCGATCGCCGTCTGCGAGGCCACGTACTGCCGGTACACCGCGACGCCGTCGACGTCGTGCCAGCGTCCGAGCAGCATCGCCGGCGACATGCGCGTCAGGGTCTGCGGGTCGGCCCCGGCATCCGGGCGCGAGGGTCCCTCGTCGGAGATCAGCCGGCCGGTGACGTCGACCTGCGCGGTGGGGTCGGCCTCGGCCGCCGCGCGCATCTCGTCGGCGGCCGCGTCGGCTCGATCGAGCGTCGCCGCCCAGCCGAGGGCGACGGCGATCGAGGCCGGCTTTCCCGCCTCGTCGATGCGCAGCTGCCCCGTCACCCAGTAGCCTTCGACGTCGTCGTTGTAGCGGGACGAGACGACGATGAAGTCGGACGGGATCCAGCGCCCGCTCGTCTCGACGCGCTGGCCGACCAGCGGTTCCGCGAGGTACGCACCGGGTTGGACCACCTCGTCGAGGGGACGGACCACCTCGGTCATCCCGGGCTCCGACGGAGCGGTGTCGACGGCGCGACCGAGCTGCCACTGCCCGAGCCACGCGAGGACTCCCGCGACCACGAGGGAGAACGCCAGCAGCGCGAGCCACCGCGGGCGCAGCATGACCTCGCGCAGCGTCGGCGGGAAGACCTCGGGGATCTCCGGGGCGATGGCGGGCGACGAGGTCACGCGGTCTCCGGCATCAGTGTCCGTACGGGGCCACGACGACCTCGACGCGCTGGAACTCCTTGAGGTCGGAATAGCCGGTCGTGGCCATCGACTTCTTCAGGGCGCCGATCAGGTTGGCGGTTCCGTCCGCGACGGGCGCCGGACCGTAGAGCACCTGCTCGAGCGGGCCGACCCGGTCGACGGCGACGCGACGACCGCGGGGCAGCTTGGCGTGGTGGGCCTCCGGCCCCCAGTGGAAGCCGCGGCCGGGAGCATCGGTCGCCCGGGCGAGGGCGACGCCGAGCATGACGGCATCCGCGCCCATGGCGAGGGCCTTCACGATGTCGCCCGACGTGCCGACGCCGCCATCGGCGATGACGTGCACGTAGCGTCCGCCGGACTCGTCGAGGTAGTCGCGGCGCGCACCGGCGACATCGGCGACGGCGGTGGCCATCGGGGCATGCAGGCCCAGGGTCGCGCGCGTGGTCGACGCGGCTCCCCCGCCGAAGCCGACGAGCACGCCGGCGGCCCCCGTGCGCATGAGGTGCAGGGCGGCGGTGTAGGTCGCGGCCCCGCCGACGATGACGGGAACGTCGAGGTCGTAGATGAACTTCTTGAGGTTGAGCGGCTCCGCGACCTTCGACACGTGCTCGGCCGACACGGTGGTGCCGCGGATGACGAACAGGTCGACGCCGGCGGCGACGACGGTCTCGTACAGGTCCTGCGTGCGCTGCGGCGTGAGGGCTCCGGCCACGGTCACACCGGCGGCGCGGACCTCGGCGAGACGGTCGCGCACGAGTTCGGGCTTGATCGGCTCGGAGTAGAGCTGCTGCATACGACGGGTGGCATCGGCATCCGGCAGAGTGGCGATCTCGGCCAGGAGGGGCTCGGGGTCGTCGTACCGCGTCCAGAGGCCCTCGAGGTCGAGCACGCCCAGGCCGCCGAGGCGACCGAGCTCGATCGCGGTGCGGGGGCTGACGACGGAGTCCATCGGCGCGCCGAGCACCGGGATCTCGAACGAGAAGGCGTCGATGCTCCAGGTCGTCGACACGTCCTCGGGGTTGCGCGTGCGCCGAGACGGCACGACCGCGATGTCGTCGAAGGTGTACGCGCGGCGGGCGCGCTTGGCGCGGCCGAGGTCGATCTCCATGGTCACCCGCCCAGCCTACCCGCGACCTTCGACACCGCCGTCGGTCGGGGAGGAGGTCGCGGGCGCGACGGGGGCGTCGGCGCCGCGCAGCCGACGCGTCAGAGGACCATCCAGGGCGAAGAGGAGGAAGGCGAGCGAGCCGACCCACGGGCTGAGCGCCACGGCTCCGGCGCTGATCACGACCGCGCTGAGACCGGCCCGCCCCAACCGCCGGGCATCGTCAGGGGTCAGGTCGACGGTCGCGCCCGATCGCACGGCCCAGACCCACTGGAGCCAGCCCACCACGATCGCGAGGAAGAAGTTGATGGGCAGCAGGATCCGTCCGAGCAGAAGGTCGTCGTACGACGTGTTCAGCGAGGAGGTGAACGGCACCAGCACGACCAGGAGCAGGCGGGCGTTGTTCAGCCACATCCCGGTGTCGTCGATGCGGACGATCCATTCGAACTGCCGTACGTGCGTCATCCACATCACGCAGAGGATGAGGAAGCTGATGACGAACGAGAACACCGGATGCGCCAGCGCGAGGAGGCCCTCGGCGAGGTCGTCGTTCGTGCGCACCGTTCCCAGCGACTGGTCGGTGAGCCCCAGGACGAGGAGCGTGGCCGCGATCGCGAACACCCCGTCGGTGAACGCCTCGGTGCGCCGCGCCGAGA
This portion of the Microbacterium testaceum StLB037 genome encodes:
- the guaA gene encoding glutamine-hydrolyzing GMP synthase; amino-acid sequence: MTEQTETSQRPVLVVDFGAQYAQLIARRVREAGVYSEIVPHTASADEIAAKNPVGIILSGGPSSVYEEGAPSLDAGVFDLDVPTLGICYGFQVMAKALGGEVANTGLREYGATDATIVTEGTLLEGQPVEQNVWMSHGDQVSRAPEGFEVLARTAHTPVAAFASDARRMYGVQWHPEVKHSDHGQHVLENFLHKAAGLPADWNSGNVIAEQVERIRQQVGTSRVISALSGGVDSAVSTALVHEAVGDQLIAVFVDHGLLRQGEREQVENDYVASTGVKLITVDARETFLNALAGVSDPEQKRKIIGREFIRAFEKVQADLVAEAKAEGEQVRFLVQGTLYPDVVESGGGTGTANIKSHHNVGGLPEDLQFELVEPLRTLFKDEVRAIGRELGLPEAIVGRQPFPGPGLGIRIVGEVTADRLEILRAADAIARAELTKAGLDDEIWQCPVVLLADVRSVGVQGDGRTYGHPIVLRPVSSEDAMTADWTRLPYDVLSKISNRITNEVKDVNRVVLDVTSKPPGTIEWE
- a CDS encoding DUF3817 domain-containing protein — protein: MPRPPKLASFPAIRGALKFYQICSIITGIGLLLLVAEMILKYTPIHVELFLGGSGGFLWFADAIAGPGCQWFSLFIPGGDGCEMISTGDGVNVSLAILVVHGWFYVVYLISCFRVWSLMRWPFRRFVFLALGGVVPFLSFILEVRTARGVRAYLAEREAAQASAPVPAPEGNR
- a CDS encoding SURF1 family protein gives rise to the protein MTSSPAIAPEIPEVFPPTLREVMLRPRWLALLAFSLVVAGVLAWLGQWQLGRAVDTAPSEPGMTEVVRPLDEVVQPGAYLAEPLVGQRVETSGRWIPSDFIVVSSRYNDDVEGYWVTGQLRIDEAGKPASIAVALGWAATLDRADAAADEMRAAAEADPTAQVDVTGRLISDEGPSRPDAGADPQTLTRMSPAMLLGRWHDVDGVAVYRQYVASQTAIGPLDPIASPAPDERSRVNWLNIFYAAEWAIFAGFALYLWYRLARDAWEKEVEDLEDAQEEAQAAGPPVPRD
- a CDS encoding GuaB3 family IMP dehydrogenase-related protein — translated: MEIDLGRAKRARRAYTFDDIAVVPSRRTRNPEDVSTTWSIDAFSFEIPVLGAPMDSVVSPRTAIELGRLGGLGVLDLEGLWTRYDDPEPLLAEIATLPDADATRRMQQLYSEPIKPELVRDRLAEVRAAGVTVAGALTPQRTQDLYETVVAAGVDLFVIRGTTVSAEHVSKVAEPLNLKKFIYDLDVPVIVGGAATYTAALHLMRTGAAGVLVGFGGGAASTTRATLGLHAPMATAVADVAGARRDYLDESGGRYVHVIADGGVGTSGDIVKALAMGADAVMLGVALARATDAPGRGFHWGPEAHHAKLPRGRRVAVDRVGPLEQVLYGPAPVADGTANLIGALKKSMATTGYSDLKEFQRVEVVVAPYGH
- a CDS encoding TMEM175 family protein, with translation MIRRRSHPEASVSARRTEAFTDGVFAIAATLLVLGLTDQSLGTVRTNDDLAEGLLALAHPVFSFVISFLILCVMWMTHVRQFEWIVRIDDTGMWLNNARLLLVVLVPFTSSLNTSYDDLLLGRILLPINFFLAIVVGWLQWVWAVRSGATVDLTPDDARRLGRAGLSAVVISAGAVALSPWVGSLAFLLFALDGPLTRRLRGADAPVAPATSSPTDGGVEGRG